From a region of the Thermoplasmata archaeon genome:
- a CDS encoding ATP-binding cassette domain-containing protein, producing MIRIEEISLSVPTLTINEVNLKIQDNEYFILLGPTGAGKSLFLDIIAGAYRPDKGHIFLDEEEITFKAPELRHIGYVPQEYSLFNNMSVKDNITFGLRVRGIFKAEAEKKIAPLTKTLDLEKLLNKRPEVLSGGEKQKVAIARALAIEPKLLLLDEPLSGLDLNIKEKFTYELKRIHKEYGLTTIHVTHEPTQAIDLADRIGVFNSGKLVQVGDYNSIISKPNNEFIAKFMGLNNIVKNQELNKRLGIGENDSIAFRSEDVILSEEGDEVEVEQIIKIGNSFMILGYLFGEKVEIKTIDKINISKDIIKIKIKKFTKIS from the coding sequence ATGATCAGAATTGAAGAGATATCTCTGAGCGTACCAACGTTGACAATCAATGAGGTCAATCTAAAGATACAGGATAATGAATATTTCATATTGTTAGGCCCAACAGGTGCAGGTAAAAGCTTATTTTTAGATATAATAGCAGGAGCATACCGACCTGATAAAGGGCACATATTTTTAGATGAGGAAGAGATTACTTTTAAAGCACCTGAACTAAGGCATATAGGATATGTACCGCAGGAATATTCACTATTTAATAATATGAGTGTGAAAGACAACATTACTTTTGGATTGAGAGTCAGAGGCATATTTAAAGCAGAAGCAGAAAAAAAAATTGCACCACTTACCAAAACGTTGGATCTTGAAAAGTTACTAAATAAAAGGCCGGAAGTGCTTAGTGGTGGTGAAAAGCAAAAAGTTGCGATTGCACGAGCGCTGGCAATAGAACCCAAATTACTATTGTTGGACGAGCCTTTAAGCGGCCTGGACTTAAATATAAAAGAGAAATTTACTTATGAACTAAAGAGGATACATAAAGAATACGGTCTTACTACTATCCATGTTACACATGAACCTACACAGGCAATAGATTTAGCTGACAGGATAGGAGTATTTAACAGCGGTAAATTAGTGCAGGTTGGAGATTATAACAGTATAATTTCAAAACCTAATAATGAATTTATAGCTAAATTTATGGGATTGAATAACATAGTTAAAAATCAGGAACTAAACAAAAGGTTAGGCATTGGAGAAAATGATAGCATAGCTTTCAGGTCCGAGGACGTGATATTAAGTGAAGAAGGGGATGAAGTTGAAGTAGAACAAATTATAAAAATAGGGAACAGTTTCATGATTCTAGGTTATTTATTTGGTGAAAAAGTAGAAATAAAAACAATTGATAAAATAAATATTTCAAAAGATATTATAAAAATAAAAATAAAAAAATTTACAAAAATATCATGA
- a CDS encoding extracellular solute-binding protein codes for MNVQTIVTVTVVIALILGFMAGFEYSTISSSPQAKQGVTVIAAGSLGYAFRDVAQNWSALYPNNPILSTGGIFMGSVKAADQIANLGQKYDVFASAASDVIPMVLSPTYASWMIVFATNEISILYEQNSTAKISINNVTYNTNQINSTNWWMFITAPGVTIGVSNGSTDPAGFQAIQAMKLAGIYLVQENNKAYNDWFHNVLGYPINDTNAIFEQIWIHKTQSNELRPVGIEASLDSMIATGAPYYGISYRSLAKSYGLGFVELPWQINLGSINSTAVNYYAQVNSSGAPLLLSGSTTEASSPAGPIFYAVTIPKNAPDPSLALDYVVLLLSQIGQQIFKNTYFDPIPVPYAVPFAGGSIPAQLLPFTETLPPYLQTGSGNTAIMGDSS; via the coding sequence ATGAATGTACAAACAATAGTTACAGTAACAGTAGTTATTGCACTAATCTTAGGCTTTATGGCAGGATTTGAGTACAGCACTATTTCTTCATCTCCGCAAGCAAAACAGGGAGTAACAGTAATTGCTGCTGGCTCTCTAGGATATGCTTTTAGAGATGTTGCACAAAACTGGTCGGCGCTCTATCCGAACAACCCAATACTCTCAACGGGGGGTATATTTATGGGCAGCGTTAAAGCTGCAGATCAGATTGCAAACCTGGGGCAGAAATATGATGTATTTGCATCTGCGGCTTCAGATGTGATACCAATGGTACTGTCACCCACATACGCCTCTTGGATGATTGTTTTTGCAACAAACGAAATTTCTATATTATATGAACAAAATTCTACTGCAAAAATATCCATTAACAATGTAACTTATAACACAAATCAGATTAATTCTACTAACTGGTGGATGTTTATAACCGCACCTGGTGTTACTATTGGAGTAAGTAATGGAAGCACTGATCCTGCTGGTTTTCAAGCTATCCAAGCAATGAAACTTGCTGGCATATATCTGGTGCAAGAAAACAATAAAGCATATAATGATTGGTTCCACAATGTTCTAGGATATCCAATAAACGATACAAATGCTATTTTTGAACAAATATGGATACATAAAACACAATCGAATGAGCTGAGACCGGTTGGTATCGAAGCTAGCTTAGATTCAATGATCGCCACGGGTGCTCCTTATTATGGAATTTCATACAGGAGCCTTGCTAAATCATATGGATTGGGGTTTGTAGAGCTTCCTTGGCAGATAAACTTAGGATCTATAAACAGCACTGCTGTAAACTATTATGCACAGGTAAACAGCAGTGGCGCTCCACTTTTATTAAGTGGCAGCACCACTGAAGCTAGCAGTCCTGCCGGTCCAATATTTTATGCTGTTACTATTCCAAAAAATGCACCTGATCCAAGCCTGGCATTAGACTATGTCGTGTTGCTTCTTAGCCAGATAGGCCAGCAAATATTTAAAAATACATATTTTGATCCAATACCAGTCCCATATGCTGTACCATTCGCTGGTGGCAGCATTCCGGCTCAGCTGCTACCATTTACAGAAACACTGCCTCCTTATTTACAAACTGGATCTGGCAATACTGCCATAATGGGTGACTCTTCATGA